CCGGCAGCAGGTGGCGGACCAGCCGCATCGGCGCGGTGAGGTTCACCTCGACCATCCGGTCCAGCAGGTCGGGCGGGGTCCGGTCGTAGGGTCCGCGCCAGCCGAGGCCTGCGCTGGCGACCAGGGCGTCGACCCGGCCGGCGGCGGCGAGGGCCCGTTCGGCGAGCCGGTCGGGGCCGTCCGGGGTGCTGAGGTCCTCCGCGAGGGCGGCGCCGCCGGTCCGGTCGGCGACGGCGTCCAGCCGCGGGCGGTCGGTGCCGGAGAGCAGCAGCCGCCAGCCGGCGGCGGCCAGCCGTGCGGCGGCGGCCTCGCCGATGCCGGAGGAGGCGCCCGTGATCAGCACGACCGGCCGGTCCGGGCGGGGGGCGCGGGACGGCGCGGGTGCGGGGGCGGCCGCCGGGGCGTCCCCGGTGGCGGTCACCGGGGAGAACCCGTCGGCGGTCGCCGCGGGGAACCCGGGGGTGGGCGGGGCCGGGGATCCGGCCGGTCGCACCGGCCCGGGCGTCGTCGGCGGCGTCGGCGTCGTCGGGGGTTCGCCGGTGCCGGTCCGCTGCGGGGCGTCGTCGCGCATGCCCACCTGCCCCTTTCGTCCGATTCACCTGGCAAGCCACCTTCGCACGGCGGCGGCGGGCGGGCTACCGGGATCCGCCCGCCCGGGCCGGCGGCACGGGACGGTCCTCGTCCCGGTGGGCGGGGGCGGTGGGGGCCTGACGGTCCTCCACCTCGCCGAACCGGGAGAGCACGAAGGTGCCGCCGACCGCGACCGCGAACCCGGTGAAGGCGGCCCAGGCGTACCCCGGCCGGGCGGCGTCGCCGAGCAGCATCACGCCCACCAGCGCGGGCCCGAAGGTCTCGGCGACCGTCCCGGCGGCGGTGGCCGCGGTCACCGTGCCGCGCTGCAGCGCCAGCGCGTACGCCAGGTAGCCGCCCAGGCCGCCGAGGGCGATCGCGTACGCCGCCGGGTCGGTGATCACCTCGACGAGTCCGCCGGTGTCCAGGACCCGGACACCCAGGCTGGTGACGCCGAACCCGACGCCGGCCAGCAGGCCGAGCCCGGCCGCGGCGGCGTTGCCGTCCCGGCGGGCGAGGACGGCCGTCAGCACCAGGCAGACCAGGGTGGTGGCGAGCAGGGCCAGGTGGAAGGCGGGACCTGCGGAGTTCCGGCCCTCGGCCCCGGAGCCGAGGGCGAGCAGGGTCAGGCCGACGACCACGGCGGCGATGGCGGCCAGGTCGGTGCGGCCGAGCCGGGCGCCGAGCATCCACACGGCGGCCCCGGCGGTGACGGCCAGGCTGGCGTTGGTCACGGCCTGGACCAGGAACAGCGGCAGGGTCCGCAGCGCGACGATGCTCAGCGCGAAACCCGCAATGTCCATCGCCGTCCCCAGCAGGAACTGCCAGGAGCGCACCAGGGCGGCCAGCAGCCCGACGCGCACCCGGTCCGCCCGCGGGGCCGCCCGGGCGCCGCGCGCCTGGAAGACGCACGCGAAGCCGAAGCAGACCGTCGCGATCAGTGCGGTGGTGAGTCCGAGCAGCATCGATCCCCCAACTCCGGCAGGAGGTCCGCCACCAGTCTGTGCCTCCCGCCGCCCTGCCGCAGCGCCGCTCCGGCGGCCTGTCCGGTCCGGCGGCCCGTCCGGCCCGGTGGCGGCCTGTCCGCGAAACCGCAGGGGCGCGGAGGCGAGCCCGCGCGCCGGGGTCGCGCTCTGGGCTCCCGCCGGGCCGGGGCGGGGCGCATGCGGTGCCCGGCGCCGGGCAGTGATCGTCCGGGCGCCCGGCGCGCCATGGACACGACCAACCCAGGGCGGTACCGCGCAGCCATGACCATCGACCGGTTCCTCGACCTCTCCTCCCGGCTGACCGGGTTCACCGCCGACGAGCTCCACGCCACCGGCCTCGCCGAGACCTACCTCGCGGTGGTCCGGGAGCGGGTCGGCCCCGGTCTCCTCCACGCCCTCGCCGCCGACGGCCCGCCGGACGAGGAGGGCCCGCCCCGCGAGGCGGCCCGCTCCCTCGCCCACCTCTGGTACACCGGCAGCTGGCCCGGCGGCGGCGTGGAGGATCCGCCGTTCACCGTCTCCGCGCAGGCGTACGCCCGGGGCCTGCTGTGGCGCACCTTCGGCGGCCACCCGCCGGGCACCCGCGGGCCGGGCCACGGCAGCTGGGCCGGGCCGCCGGCTCGCCCCCGCACCCGGGGAGGGCGGCGAGGGGCGGCCGTGCCAGGGGCACGCCAGCTGCGTGCCGATCTGCCCGTCCCAGGCGAAGTACACGCCGCTGCGCACCCAGGCCCGCTGGGGTCCGTCGGTGCGGCTGGTCACCCGGGCGGTGGTCACCCGGGTGCTGATCGACCCGGCCGGCCGGGCCACCGGCGTCCGGTACCGCCGGTACGCCGAGGGCCCGGAGGCGGCGCCCGACCCGGCCGAGTACACCGCCGGGGCGGAGCTGGTGGTGCTGGCGGCGCACGCGATCGAGACGGCCCGGCTGCTGCTGGTCTCCGGCGCGGCCGGCGGCAGCGGCCAGGTCGGCCGCAACCTGATGGACCACCCGGTGCTGCTGACCTGGGGGCTGATGCCGCGCCCGGTCGGCCCGTACCGGGGACCCGGCTCGACCGCGGGGCTGGAGGCGTTCCGGTTCGGCGCGGCCCGGGCCCGCCGGGCGCCGTTCCGGGTGGAGTTCGGCAACTGGGGCTGGACCTGGCCGCTGGGTCCGCCGGACGGCCGGGTCGCGGAGCTGCTGCGCACCGGCGGACCGGACGGGCGCGGCCTGTTCGGGCCCGGGCTGCGAGCCGCGGTCGGGGACCGGATCGGCCGGGAGTTCTCGCTGCAGTTCGAGCTGGAGCAGGACGCCGACCCGTCGAACCGGGTCACCCTCGACCCGTCCCGGCGGGACCGTTTCGGCACGCCCCGGCCGGTGCTGCACTACGACCTGTCGGACTGGGTGCGGCGCGGGGCGGCCGCCGCCAGGAGCGTCTCCGAGCAGGTGTTCGCGCTGCTCGGGGCGGAGGACCACACCCGCTTCGACCCGGGTCCCGCCTGGCCGGGGTACTTCGCGTTCGAGGGCCGCGGCTACGCCTACCGGGCGGCCGGCCACGGCGCCGGCACCCACCTCATGGGCGCCTCGCCCGCCACCTCGGTGGTCGACCCGTGGCAGCGCTGCTGGGACCACCCCAACCTGTACGCCGTCGGCTGCGGCAGCATGCCCTCGATCTCCACCGCCAACCCCTCGCTGACCATGGCCGCCCTCGCCCTGCGCAGCTGCGACCGGATCCACCGCGACCTGCTGGCCCTGCACCGCCCGGCCGCCGTCCGGGACGCCGTCCCGGCCGTGCCCGGCCGCCCCGCCCGTACCGAAGGAGCCGAACGCCCGTGACCCCCGCCGCGAACCCGCACCCGGACGCCGACCGCCCGGACGCCGACCGACCCGACGTCCCGCCCGTCCCCGCGCCGTACCTGCTGCCCTTCCACTACGGCGCGCTGCACCACCTGGGCGTCGACTTCCTGGTCGACCCGGAGCCGGTCCACAAGGTGCTCGCCGAACGCCATCCCGGCCTGACGGCGGCCGAGTTCGACGGCCGGGCCTGCGTCTCGGTCAACTTCCAGCTGTACTTCGCCCAGTACCCGAACGGCGGCGGGGTGACCCAGGAGGTCGAGGTCAACATCGTGGCCCGCCCGGCCGCCGCCACCGGCCTGCCACGGTTCGGGTACGCCGAGTACGCACGCGGCTTCGACCAGTCCAAGCTGCTCGGGATCGCCCGGATCCACGTGCTGTGCGACAACCCGCTGGCGATCGACGCCGGCACCCGGCTGTACGCGGAGCCCAAGTACCCGGGCTGGTTCGAGACGGTGATGCCCTCCCTCAACGGCCCGGCGCACCGGGACGCCTGGTCGGTGACCTGCCGGGCGGCCGGGCTCGGCCCGGACGGCGGGATCGAGCGGCGGGAGGGCGTCCTGTTCACCCTGGACGCCGACCTCGCGGGCCTCCGGGCCGAACCGGTGGTGAGTGCGCCGGTCACCGGCTACGGCACCGACCCCTCCGGCCGGCTGCTGGCCGGACCGATGAACGTCCACCACCCGTACCGGCTCCACCTCCTGGACGGCGCCGGGGACCACCGCGTCCGGCTGGAGGTCGCGGACGGCACCGCGCCGGTCGGCCGCCACCTCACCGACCTGCTCGGCCGCACCCCGCCTGCGGGCGTGTGGACCTACCAGTCGGCGTCGGTGGCGGCCCACCACCGCGCGTACTACGTGCCCACACGGGGCTGAGGCGGCTCCTCCTGCCGCTCAGCCGCCCAGGGCCTCCGCGGCCAGGGCGGCCAGCACGGCCCGGGTCTTGGACCGCTGCCGCTCGGCCGACGCCAGGCCCCGCTCGCTCAGGGCGCGCACCAGCTGCCGCCGGGCCGCCTCGGCGTCGGCGGGCCGGGCACGCAGGGAGAGTTCGAGGAAGTCGAGCCCCTGGTCCTCCACGGTCCACCGCTCGACGGTGACGGGGTGGAGCAGGTCGGCGAGCGGCGGCTTCCACTGCCGTGCCTCGACGGGGCCGAGGGCGGTCAGCCGGCCGAGGTCGCGGTGGCCGGTGCCGGCGAGCAGGTCGCGCTGCTCGGGGTTGAACGCGGGCTGGCCGGAGTCCCCGGGGTCGTCGCCGGTGGGCCGGGGGAAGTCCCCGTCCCGCTTGAGCGAGGCGGCGGGGGCCCGGTCGCGTCCGGACCAGTCCTCCTCGATGGTGAACTCCCAGTCGCCGTCGGACCGGTCGGCCCGCCACTCCTCGGGGAGCCGGTCCGGGTCGCAGGGCCGGAGCTTGACGGTGAGGTCGTCGTCGGAGCCGCCGACCTCCTTGCGCAGCCGGATCACCAGGCCGGCCTCCAGCAGCGGCAGGCGGGGCTCGACGGGCCCCGGGGCGGGGCGCTCCCAGAAGTAGATCCGTCGGCGCCGGCTGTCGTCGGCGTCCAGGTCCAGGGCCTGAAGGGCCGGTCCCACCGCCTCGTCCGAGAGCAGGACCTTGATCTCCACGGGTCTG
The window above is part of the Kitasatospora sp. HUAS MG31 genome. Proteins encoded here:
- a CDS encoding SDR family NAD(P)-dependent oxidoreductase — translated: MRDDAPQRTGTGEPPTTPTPPTTPGPVRPAGSPAPPTPGFPAATADGFSPVTATGDAPAAAPAPAPSRAPRPDRPVVLITGASSGIGEAAAARLAAAGWRLLLSGTDRPRLDAVADRTGGAALAEDLSTPDGPDRLAERALAAAGRVDALVASAGLGWRGPYDRTPPDLLDRMVEVNLTAPMRLVRHLLPGMLERRRGRIVLLGSMAGQVGVRDEAAYAATKGGLTLFAESLWYELRGTGVGVRIILPGAVDTPFFHHRGTPYQRGRPRPVPPERVADTVMAALTGTQDRIFVPRWLAGPARIHGAAPGVFRRMASRFG
- a CDS encoding GMC family oxidoreductase; its protein translation is MRRSPSPRRRTPGACCGAPSAATRRAPAGRATAAGPGRRLAPAPGEGGEGRPCQGHASCVPICPSQAKYTPLRTQARWGPSVRLVTRAVVTRVLIDPAGRATGVRYRRYAEGPEAAPDPAEYTAGAELVVLAAHAIETARLLLVSGAAGGSGQVGRNLMDHPVLLTWGLMPRPVGPYRGPGSTAGLEAFRFGAARARRAPFRVEFGNWGWTWPLGPPDGRVAELLRTGGPDGRGLFGPGLRAAVGDRIGREFSLQFELEQDADPSNRVTLDPSRRDRFGTPRPVLHYDLSDWVRRGAAAARSVSEQVFALLGAEDHTRFDPGPAWPGYFAFEGRGYAYRAAGHGAGTHLMGASPATSVVDPWQRCWDHPNLYAVGCGSMPSISTANPSLTMAALALRSCDRIHRDLLALHRPAAVRDAVPAVPGRPARTEGAERP